The nucleotide window TCAGGCTCAGGGATCGACTAAGCGTTAGGATACATGTGTCCACAGGAGAGCTGGTAGGTGTCCTCTATAAATCCTTCCTCCTCCACGTCCACCAGGATCCTCTGTCCGCACACCGCACAGATGTCATTGGTCAGGCTCCTGCTGGGCATGCCTCCCTGGTTGTAGTActgcaatcacacacatgcGAGGTCAGTGTATACTGGTGATACTCATGTACACAGGCAGCATTAAAAATATGCCGAATCAGCTATTaagacttcctgtttctcacGTAACCATGGATGCATGGACAGCTATCACTGGATCACTCTGGCACTGaacaaaacttaaaaacatgatgattctcaggcaagttcgGCAGGGGCGTCTTTTTTCTGTCGTTTTTCACcatgaaccttttttttttaaaaggtctTTTACCCCAATAGTTGAAGCCATGTAGTCAGAGCAGATTTCAGCAAAGTCTCTGCCCATGACGCCGTAGTAAAGCCCATAAAACAGCATGATTACACCAATGTCCATCGAGTCTTCTGCCTTGatcctgcagagaaagaaagatcagCTGCTTCTTAGAAAGTGGACATAATTTCCCGCCTCCAGGACATACAGCGGTGTTCCTCGGTTGACTTTTATTTCTTATTCTGTACGCTAGTTTAAAATGTAAACGAGCTGAATAAGACAATGAGCACCAGGCAGTGATCGCTAAGGCAAGTGTACTCCAGTGGACGCTTTAAAAATGCCTTGAAAAGGACTTTAAGTGACTCACAGACGCTCTGGACTGCGACACAATGACAAATCACACATTGGACTCGGCTCAGTCTGGACTCAGCGGTGACTCACCTGAAGAAGACGTTGAAGCCgaacatggtgaacatgatGGCCAGGTAGCCCAGGACGCCCACTGCGTAGCTCAGCTTGTAGATCAGCAGGAACCACTTGTAGACCATCCTGAGAGGCACGGAAAGACACTGTTGACTGACCGGGTGATGAATTGACTAATAGTTTCTAAACCAGTGATTGATGCCAAATATCAGAGCCTGTTTCAAACCAACAGGCCGAAACCCAAAAGACTTTCATATCAttaacagaaaagacaaaagatgcCGGTATTGATCTCATTTCAGCTCTGTCCAACCATGTCTCTCCACATGGGGGCAGCATTTGATGGCAGGAAGTCACATTTATTAGGATTAAAACTGTCAACTGCAGTATGTGTGCGAAACATCATGTGCAAGATTTAATGTAAATCAAGCTGCCGCTGGTTTACAGAATGGCAGATAGAATATAAAGAGACTTTCTGCACGTCCACAGTTAAATGTCCCTGACTCGGCTGTTACAGGACATCCAACTCAAGTTAAAACCAGGTCCATTACATGAGCTGGGAAAAGGTCAACTATGACCCACGAGGGACTGCTTGGTTACAGTGGGTcacaattaaattaaaacacattCTTTAGCCGATGGTCAACATCCTGATGTTCCTCCTTTAGATGGACAGCTGTCTTTGGAGCTAACAGATACCATGAAACCTGTGACAATCAGACGTTGCTTCGCCATCACTGAACCATCTTGAcctattttcatttttcctgaTGGATTTCAGTACTTTTATACACCATCCGTCCCCTCTCACCTTGGCGTCCTGCAGGACAGCGGCTTGCGGGTTGCCCTGAAGATGACGTAGCTGGTGACGACGGAGAACATGCCCCACATGGACAGAAACCTCCACCAGTAGAGTTTGATGGTGAAGTAAAGAGGCACCACCCACATCTGGACGAGAGTCaccagctgaggaggagacgcACAGTTTAACACACTCAATATTTACAGATTATTAACGTCAGTGTCTTTGAATGAAACCAGGACCATAGCTGCAGCCGTCTCCAGGAGacactgtctgaaaatgtgtggcGTTGTGTTCATATCGAAACATCCCACCTTCCAATGTGGACGTTCAGAGCAACCTGctttctgcttgttttcattttatttgtgttgcaTAAGCGCTTTGATTGGTTGTCAGTTGATTTACCATCTGGAGATCAAGATTATTTGTTGTCATCGTGGAATAAAACACCTCCACACTTTGTTCAAACATCCTAAGGTAACTGACActtgtttgtctgtcagagGTTTTGTGTTGCTTAAATGGCCAAAACGGAGCCTCAGGAATATGAAATGTGAGTCTCCAAATGTCTCTCTGCGGGCTCTACAGTGTCCTCCCTGTCTTACGCTGTCTCCACTCACATTGTAGGACCGGTGGTGTCTCTGCTTCCACTGCACCAGGACGATCTGGGCCACCACCAGCGTGGCGATGAGGATCAGCACCATCTCCGCATGCATGGCTTCATGGCCCCGGTGCTTCACATGCAGACGCTCATGCTGCACCCTGCGAGAGGAAGGAGAACGCGAAAGGCGGATTCAAAGTGCAGGATTTAGGATGGAAATCagcaggaaagaggaggaacagTGGACATACTTACTTccagttttctctgtgtgtcattttcagcagGTCGTCCTGTAACAGAGGCGGCGACAGAAATAGCAGCCGGAGCTTTGTGGGTCTCACCGGACACGTTTATGTAGGTTAATACAGCTTACAGGCAACTAACGCTCCGACAAgttaaagcaaataaaatacGACATAATATAGACCGACTACAGGCTTTTCTTGCCTATTGCCACGTCccgacagcagcagcctgacaaCCGACAGCTCCTTCACAACACACCTGAACTAGCAGCTAGCAGGGCTGACGTTAGCTCACGTTAACCACCATTTTTCCCTCATTCAGACGTTAAAAAATATCGTTTCTTAGTGTTTACGGTGTGTGAACAGCTGCGTTATTAACTGCAGTTTACTCACCTGGGCGTGCACACCCGCCATTGTTTGCTTTTCCGGCTCTCCCGGGGCGAGCTAGCCGGCAGACggcagctagcttagctccgttttgacagcagctgctcGGAGGCGGCGCCGTATGGAAAGCCAGCAGGGTCACAATTCTCACTGGATGTCACGGAATAGAACACTGATGCCTACAAACGGTTAACGACTTGCGACAAACAGTTTTTTAACGTTCTGTCCAAAATTTTAAGTCTTTAGAGGGTTTGTCGGGCCATTTCAGTTTATACGCTTGTAGCAGTTGGGCTCACGTGGTGGTTTCATAAGTAATGTCAACAAAGTAAATTTGACTAATTTCAAACGTAGCTGTCTCAATTTCATTGTGAATtgtttaaacacacatacacactactATTCGtgcacaaaagcaaaacatagCTGGATATTTCTTCATATTATTAAAGGTCTTCAAAAGGTGGGGGCTGGTGGATGCTTCACTCACATTAAATGATTTACGatcacacacaaagtgcagatCAATTTAACTTCTTTACAGCCGTTTACATTATGCAGACGATGCAGTCACTTACTTACAAATCAGACAAAAGGAAATTCACATGGATGCTTTTATTACATTGTGAAAAAAAGTTGCTTCTAtttgttttcaatgttgaaCAATAAAACATCTGATGTGACACATCTACTGTAGACAAAAAGGGCTCGATTCAAAATAGCAACAGTTAAGTCTTTATGCCTTGAACAAAAATCTCTGCAGACAAAAACTTTGGAAAAATCCTTTTGAATCAGTGAAGAGAAACTGATGCAGTTCATCGTTCGTGGTCGACCTGtgggaagaaaaacatcagtcaacagagaaaatgttgtgAGCTGATGGTCACAACTAGAACTGAATTCGCTCAGACATCCAAGGAAGGTTTGGGCCATCTTTGGTCCGTAGACCTCTGGTGGAAACTACGAATGGCAGGAAAAAGCATCATCACTGCGAACTGTAGGTCATCAGTCTGTTCATTACGGCTGGACAGAACTTTCAAACTCAAACATACTGTTTCAGAGAGAGAATAACATACCAGACGACTGCCATCAGCACT belongs to Chaetodon trifascialis isolate fChaTrf1 chromosome 23, fChaTrf1.hap1, whole genome shotgun sequence and includes:
- the rnf175 gene encoding RING finger protein 175; this encodes MAGVHAQDDLLKMTHRENWKVQHERLHVKHRGHEAMHAEMVLILIATLVVAQIVLVQWKQRHHRSYNLVTLVQMWVVPLYFTIKLYWWRFLSMWGMFSVVTSYVIFRATRKPLSCRTPRMVYKWFLLIYKLSYAVGVLGYLAIMFTMFGFNVFFRIKAEDSMDIGVIMLFYGLYYGVMGRDFAEICSDYMASTIGYYNQGGMPSRSLTNDICAVCGQRILVDVEEEGFIEDTYQLSCGHIFHEFCIRGWCIVGKKQTCPYCNEKVDLKRMMNNPWEKTHVLYGQLLDWLRYLVAWQPIIIGIVHGINFSLGLE